From the Blastopirellula marina genome, one window contains:
- a CDS encoding c-type cytochrome domain-containing protein has protein sequence MRLFLLSCAILLSCCTAIFGEPIAIADLQRSNPVSFENEILPIFQRSCLACHSASEAQGELVLETPATIRKGGDSGEALVPGKGAESLLLKLAAHQEESFMPPPDNDVNAPNLTSQELGLVRLWIDQGAEGTSSAPPTMPQKWSSIPNNLEPVYAAALSPDGQFVAATRANQLFLYHVASGKLIGSLEDSSLEPPAAHRDLVQSLAWGSDGTLLASGGFREAKLWERPRDAREMSFSTKAKTTALAVSLDRKWMATAGDNHVIQLWSLETAQPGPKMTGHSNLITSLRFTADGTHLISASLDKSIRIWNSSDGTQTGLLQVPTAIQAIELLPAVAGSAPQQTLVAGGDDKILRTWLVDSKATAETWAMMEAKELPGHTDAITALAVAPGHPMHFYSASRDGSLRYWDLENQKQLGMFTHGTPVLAVAVRSDGLRIASVSENNTAKLWDKDGKQIAEMKGDPRLQQHAIWAKHSLGAAQQRLNIVKQRLVTVEEVLKNRVEAKATADKELAAADEDLAQKKAALDKINSESAVSESVAAEDAEKEKKPDDAETMEESAQKAIEESTSAQQLATKKQTSAEGAVKQAEESVTSVKQLVEQAAANVEEAQARSDSANKLSTESEQPLRSVSFSLDGTKLATAGNFPSVQIWDADTGSPVDALAKQPGSLSPITFLDNDRLLSGFGTTEAVVWQLNPTWRLRQTIGSSEKDDPIMGRVTSLDIDANDARLLIGSGLPSRNGELGLFRLEDGARIHHLPNAHSDVVYSARFSPDGTQFISGGADKYARLWNLTGENSLKQLEGHSDYVLGVSWKEDATSIATASSDQTIKIWDVETADQSRAISGFGRDITSLRYIGETAHVVSSCGDGIVRLHDAANGKSLRTFSAGVWLHCVDATSDEKLVIAGGDDGRLFIWDGTNGKQLKAINVGE, from the coding sequence ATGCGACTCTTTCTGCTTAGCTGCGCAATTCTCTTGAGCTGCTGTACTGCCATCTTCGGTGAGCCGATAGCTATTGCAGATTTGCAGCGATCCAACCCGGTCTCATTCGAGAACGAGATCCTGCCGATCTTCCAACGCAGTTGCCTTGCCTGTCATAGTGCCAGTGAGGCCCAAGGAGAATTGGTGTTGGAGACTCCCGCGACCATTCGCAAAGGGGGGGATTCAGGTGAGGCTCTCGTTCCAGGCAAAGGAGCCGAGAGCCTGCTTCTCAAGCTGGCGGCGCACCAGGAAGAGTCATTCATGCCTCCGCCAGATAACGATGTAAATGCACCGAATCTGACCTCTCAGGAGCTGGGACTGGTTCGCCTATGGATCGACCAAGGTGCAGAAGGCACTTCCTCTGCTCCACCGACAATGCCGCAAAAATGGAGTTCGATTCCAAACAATCTGGAACCCGTCTATGCCGCAGCGCTTAGCCCCGACGGGCAATTCGTAGCCGCCACCAGAGCCAACCAACTGTTCCTTTATCACGTTGCATCTGGAAAGCTGATCGGAAGTCTAGAGGATTCATCGCTTGAGCCGCCCGCGGCGCATCGTGATTTAGTCCAATCGCTCGCATGGGGAAGCGATGGTACGCTGCTCGCCTCAGGCGGGTTTCGCGAAGCAAAGCTCTGGGAAAGGCCGCGTGATGCACGCGAGATGTCCTTCTCAACGAAAGCGAAAACCACGGCACTGGCTGTAAGCCTCGATCGCAAGTGGATGGCTACCGCAGGCGACAACCACGTTATTCAACTTTGGAGCCTAGAGACGGCACAGCCTGGACCGAAGATGACTGGGCATAGTAATTTGATTACTTCGCTGCGATTCACGGCAGATGGAACGCATTTGATTTCGGCTTCGCTCGACAAATCTATTCGGATCTGGAACTCTTCGGATGGAACACAGACGGGCCTTCTACAAGTGCCAACAGCGATCCAAGCAATCGAATTATTGCCAGCAGTTGCAGGTTCTGCCCCTCAGCAAACCTTGGTTGCCGGAGGTGACGACAAGATTCTCCGGACCTGGTTGGTAGACTCTAAAGCAACGGCCGAGACGTGGGCAATGATGGAAGCAAAGGAACTGCCAGGGCACACGGATGCGATTACTGCACTGGCTGTAGCCCCTGGGCATCCCATGCACTTCTATTCCGCGAGCCGCGACGGAAGCCTGCGTTACTGGGACCTAGAGAATCAAAAACAGCTAGGGATGTTCACGCATGGCACGCCTGTGCTGGCGGTTGCCGTTCGATCGGACGGACTTCGAATCGCTTCCGTTAGTGAAAACAACACGGCGAAGCTATGGGACAAGGATGGCAAACAAATTGCAGAGATGAAGGGAGACCCGCGACTGCAACAGCATGCAATTTGGGCAAAGCATTCTCTCGGGGCGGCGCAGCAGCGATTGAACATCGTCAAGCAGCGGCTAGTGACGGTAGAAGAGGTGCTTAAAAATCGGGTCGAGGCGAAAGCAACTGCCGATAAAGAACTGGCTGCGGCTGACGAAGATCTCGCGCAGAAGAAGGCTGCGCTCGACAAGATCAACAGCGAGTCAGCCGTATCCGAGTCGGTTGCTGCCGAAGATGCCGAGAAAGAAAAGAAACCGGACGATGCCGAAACCATGGAAGAATCGGCTCAAAAGGCGATAGAAGAGTCAACATCAGCCCAGCAACTGGCGACCAAGAAACAGACCTCCGCTGAGGGGGCCGTCAAACAGGCAGAAGAGTCGGTCACGTCTGTAAAGCAGTTAGTTGAGCAGGCTGCCGCGAATGTGGAAGAAGCTCAGGCCCGATCCGATTCGGCGAATAAGCTTTCAACCGAGTCCGAGCAGCCACTGCGCTCGGTTAGCTTCTCGCTCGATGGGACGAAATTGGCGACCGCTGGTAATTTCCCTTCCGTACAGATCTGGGATGCCGATACAGGCAGCCCGGTGGATGCTCTGGCGAAACAACCAGGCTCGCTTTCTCCGATCACATTTCTCGACAATGATCGCCTGCTATCTGGGTTCGGAACGACGGAGGCTGTTGTCTGGCAGCTGAATCCCACTTGGCGATTGCGACAGACCATTGGTTCCTCGGAAAAGGATGATCCGATCATGGGACGCGTTACATCACTCGATATCGACGCGAATGACGCCCGACTTCTTATTGGTAGCGGCCTGCCATCACGCAATGGAGAACTCGGGTTGTTCCGCCTGGAAGATGGTGCCCGCATCCATCACCTGCCCAACGCACATTCCGATGTGGTTTACTCCGCGAGATTTTCGCCGGATGGTACCCAGTTCATTTCCGGCGGTGCTGACAAATATGCGCGACTCTGGAACCTGACTGGTGAGAATTCACTCAAGCAGCTTGAAGGACATTCCGACTATGTGTTGGGAGTCTCTTGGAAGGAGGACGCGACATCGATTGCAACGGCGTCGTCCGATCAAACCATCAAGATCTGGGACGTGGAAACGGCCGATCAGTCGAGGGCTATCTCAGGCTTCGGAAGGGATATCACCTCGTTACGGTACATCGGAGAGACGGCTCATGTGGTTTCGAGCTGTGGCGACGGCATCGTTCGACTACATGATGCCGCCAATGGCAAGTCGCTCCGAACCTTTTCGGCAGGAGTCTGGCTGCACTGTGTCGATGCGACGTCAGACGAAAAGTTAGTCATCGCCGGGGGAGATGACGGGCGGCTATTCATCTGGGATGGGACGAATGGGAAGCAGCTGAAAGCGATCAACGTGGGCGAGTAA
- a CDS encoding serine protease, with the protein MRIKRVYLITCLRIFPLLLFAVVCPSVGAAQSVCLPAPRLLTTLPMGGQAGTTVDVTISGENLDDLGELRFSHPGITAAPKMGDDGIPLPNQYSVTISPDCPAGVHEARIMSRLGLSSSRVFSVGKLPEIVATESHNTLETATPLQVNSICNGQMKAKAIDYYTFEAKKGQRLVVTSAAAGIDSKLKSVLIVADEDGNDLQVERRGGAIDFTPEADGKFVIKVHDLTYGGGPYYFYRLAVEEIAADAVVPRPASTRNVNAFSWPPTDLALTAASTEVEPNNQSTKAQQITLPCDIEGSFFPAADIDTFEFTAKKGEVWWVEVASERLGLPTDPSITVNQVKKSGDQEEEIDVTQLSDIPSPVKVSSNGYSYDGPPYNAGSSDILGKVEIKEDGVYRLRLTDLFGGTRDDERNIYRLIIRKAQPDFAIVGWALHMNLRNGDRNALSKPIALRGGATMPIEVVVVRRDGYDGPIELGMENLPEGVTASGLTIPPGKCCGTLLVTAEEHAPRGLTSASLFGRAEIDGKMVTRQGSYASMAWPVTNAWSEIPSPRLLADVPVSVGGSETTPLSVSPTEDKVWEVVEGQSLTIPLTLSRRCEFSGPTMSMKTFGEPFDKNGAFDVSLKEDSSEVSLDLAKLKPAPGTYTIAFYGSAVAKYSYNTAAVTEAELALEAAKKSAEQAPEEEQEKAKAAVTAAEKRLQTIQKAAAPKDIVDIIVSKPIQIRVIPATEVTSK; encoded by the coding sequence ATGAGAATCAAACGCGTATACCTGATAACCTGCCTCCGAATTTTTCCGCTATTGCTGTTCGCAGTCGTCTGTCCGTCTGTTGGGGCGGCACAGTCGGTTTGTTTGCCGGCACCGCGACTGCTGACAACGTTGCCGATGGGTGGCCAGGCAGGGACGACCGTCGACGTGACGATCAGTGGCGAAAATCTCGACGACCTGGGAGAACTACGATTCTCGCATCCTGGGATCACAGCGGCTCCGAAGATGGGCGACGACGGGATTCCGCTTCCCAATCAATACTCTGTGACGATCTCCCCTGATTGTCCGGCCGGAGTACACGAAGCACGCATCATGTCTCGCTTGGGGCTTTCGAGTTCTCGTGTTTTCAGCGTCGGCAAATTGCCCGAAATTGTTGCCACCGAGTCGCATAACACGCTCGAAACAGCAACTCCGCTGCAAGTTAATTCGATCTGCAATGGCCAGATGAAAGCCAAGGCGATCGACTACTACACGTTCGAGGCAAAAAAGGGACAACGGCTGGTTGTCACTAGCGCTGCGGCAGGCATCGACTCGAAACTTAAGTCAGTGCTGATTGTCGCCGACGAAGACGGCAATGACCTACAGGTTGAACGTCGTGGCGGCGCGATTGATTTCACCCCTGAAGCAGATGGCAAATTCGTCATTAAGGTTCACGACCTGACATATGGAGGTGGCCCGTATTATTTCTATCGACTGGCCGTCGAGGAGATCGCAGCCGATGCAGTCGTCCCTCGACCTGCATCTACCCGCAATGTCAACGCATTCTCCTGGCCCCCCACCGACCTGGCACTCACGGCAGCATCGACGGAAGTCGAGCCCAACAATCAATCCACCAAGGCCCAGCAGATTACGCTTCCGTGTGATATCGAGGGCAGTTTCTTCCCCGCAGCTGATATCGATACCTTCGAGTTTACCGCCAAGAAGGGAGAAGTGTGGTGGGTTGAGGTTGCCTCAGAAAGACTAGGACTTCCAACCGATCCCTCCATTACCGTAAACCAAGTGAAGAAAAGTGGTGACCAAGAGGAAGAAATCGACGTCACCCAGCTCTCGGATATTCCCAGCCCTGTGAAAGTTTCGAGCAACGGATACAGCTACGACGGCCCACCATACAATGCTGGTTCCTCCGACATTCTAGGGAAAGTCGAGATCAAAGAAGATGGCGTTTATCGACTGCGATTAACCGACCTGTTCGGTGGCACACGCGACGATGAGCGAAACATCTATCGCCTGATTATCCGCAAAGCCCAACCCGATTTTGCGATCGTTGGATGGGCACTCCACATGAACTTGCGTAACGGGGATCGCAATGCGTTGTCCAAGCCGATTGCCCTGCGAGGTGGAGCTACGATGCCCATCGAAGTGGTCGTTGTCCGCCGAGATGGCTACGACGGCCCGATTGAACTGGGCATGGAGAATCTACCGGAAGGGGTGACTGCCAGCGGCTTGACCATTCCGCCTGGTAAGTGCTGCGGAACGCTGCTGGTAACCGCCGAGGAACATGCTCCCCGCGGTTTGACCAGTGCCAGTTTGTTCGGGCGAGCAGAAATTGACGGCAAGATGGTCACTCGACAAGGAAGCTACGCGTCGATGGCCTGGCCGGTAACCAATGCCTGGTCCGAGATCCCCAGCCCGCGACTGCTTGCTGACGTACCAGTTTCCGTGGGCGGTTCCGAGACTACCCCTTTGAGCGTCAGCCCGACCGAGGACAAGGTTTGGGAAGTGGTAGAAGGTCAGTCCTTAACCATTCCACTGACACTCTCGCGCCGCTGCGAGTTTTCGGGGCCGACGATGAGCATGAAGACATTTGGCGAACCGTTCGATAAAAACGGTGCATTTGACGTCTCTCTCAAGGAGGATTCATCCGAAGTCTCGCTCGATCTGGCCAAGCTGAAACCCGCACCAGGCACATACACCATCGCTTTCTACGGCAGTGCGGTTGCCAAGTATTCGTATAACACGGCAGCAGTAACCGAAGCGGAACTCGCTTTGGAAGCAGCCAAGAAGTCCGCCGAGCAAGCACCTGAAGAAGAGCAGGAAAAAGCCAAAGCTGCTGTCACTGCAGCGGAGAAACGCTTGCAAACGATCCAGAAAGCAGCGGCTCCGAAAGACATCGTCGACATCATCGTCTCGAAACCGATTCAGATTCGTGTTATTCCCGCCACTGAGGTTACCTCGAAATGA
- a CDS encoding DUF1501 domain-containing protein, with translation MTHPFNASSAICPGPASRRGFMRMGLAGFASLSLPGMLRLRAESPADPSRKKNAVIMVWQPGGCSHIDTYDPKPNAPVEYRGPFSTIQTKVPGLHFTELLPMQAAIADKFTVLRSMRQTAGGHPAGSMQLLSGDPDTRDKPAPRLPDWMSVANYLRSQDADRNNPLPIYAGVNPPTNYTGPAYLGDAYAPFAVTGDPNSPSFAVPNIGVANPGEAIHLERRASLRQRLDTLERAFDKAGEMNALDEFETQAMTLLTNPKTKEAFDLSKEDDKTRDRYGRNTWGQQLLLARRLVEAGVEILTTSLHGPLCGRVSNWDDHAVNHHVFDALKFRAQAYDQAVSALIEDVYQRGLSERVLVVVTGEFGRTPKVNYQPSTGAGNASAAAGTKQPGRDHWPRAFSNIWAGGGIETGRVIGATDKLGEDSVERICGPGDFLSTIYHHLGIDGRKVFIKDFNGRPTPIIDHGEPIPELIS, from the coding sequence ATGACGCATCCATTCAACGCATCATCAGCCATCTGTCCGGGTCCTGCCTCGCGTCGTGGGTTCATGCGAATGGGACTCGCGGGATTTGCCTCGTTGAGCTTGCCCGGCATGCTTCGGCTACGGGCCGAAAGTCCCGCCGATCCGAGTCGCAAGAAGAATGCCGTCATCATGGTCTGGCAACCAGGCGGATGCTCTCATATCGACACCTACGACCCGAAGCCAAACGCACCGGTGGAATACCGAGGTCCATTCAGCACGATCCAGACGAAAGTCCCGGGCCTGCACTTTACCGAACTGCTACCGATGCAAGCTGCGATCGCCGATAAGTTCACGGTCTTGCGTTCCATGCGTCAGACGGCCGGGGGACACCCGGCCGGTTCGATGCAGCTACTCTCAGGCGACCCCGATACGCGAGACAAACCAGCGCCTCGCCTGCCAGACTGGATGTCGGTTGCCAATTATCTGCGATCTCAAGACGCCGACCGCAACAATCCTCTGCCCATCTACGCTGGGGTAAACCCACCCACAAACTACACCGGCCCAGCCTACTTGGGCGATGCCTATGCACCCTTTGCAGTAACAGGCGATCCCAACAGCCCAAGCTTTGCCGTGCCGAATATCGGAGTTGCGAATCCGGGCGAAGCCATTCATCTCGAACGACGTGCCTCGTTACGGCAACGACTCGACACCCTCGAACGAGCCTTCGACAAGGCTGGCGAGATGAACGCGCTCGACGAATTCGAGACACAGGCAATGACCCTGCTAACCAACCCCAAAACGAAGGAAGCGTTCGATCTCAGCAAAGAAGACGATAAGACTCGTGATCGCTACGGGAGAAACACCTGGGGGCAGCAACTTCTACTGGCTCGTCGATTGGTCGAGGCAGGTGTCGAGATTCTCACGACAAGTTTGCATGGGCCACTCTGCGGACGCGTGAGCAATTGGGACGATCACGCGGTGAATCATCATGTTTTCGACGCCCTGAAGTTTCGGGCCCAGGCATACGACCAGGCTGTCTCGGCACTCATCGAAGATGTTTACCAGCGTGGGCTTTCCGAACGAGTCCTTGTGGTCGTGACCGGCGAGTTCGGCCGAACCCCCAAGGTCAACTACCAGCCGAGCACCGGTGCCGGTAATGCGAGTGCCGCGGCAGGCACCAAGCAACCAGGACGCGATCACTGGCCACGAGCCTTCTCGAATATCTGGGCCGGTGGCGGCATCGAGACAGGCCGCGTTATCGGCGCTACCGACAAACTGGGAGAAGATTCCGTTGAGCGAATCTGCGGACCGGGCGATTTCCTATCGACGATCTATCATCATCTGGGAATCGATGGCCGAAAGGTCTTTATCAAAGACTTCAACGGTCGTCCAACGCCGATCATTGATCATGGTGAACCGATTCCGGAACTGATTTCCTGA
- a CDS encoding DUF1549 domain-containing protein, with product MVLPIYLWAKSRQFVGMAITILLVSVAQSADIVQQPVSFVNDVVPVLTKASCNTGGCHAKAGGGQNGFQLSLLGFEVAEDYEAIVREGRGRRLFPPLPEESLLLRKAAGETPHGGGVRLSKDSEGYEIIRRWISEGAAFQTANDLKLETLEVIPNRNVVKMGAQQQLQALATFSDGSKRDVTEFALFESNSEAMAEVSSDGLVKIQQIPGRVAIMLRYQDKSAVFTAAIPLGAPIGELPPPNNFIDELVFGNLQEIGIPPSPVSDDATFLRRVTLDITGRLPTAKETEVFLSSTDADKRDQVIERLLRSPGYADFFANKWTSLLKNRRDDASDITSNFAFHAWIRDSLLDNVPYDQLVRELLAATGTVVANPPVAWYKRVKEPKEQLEDVAQLFLGVRLQCAQCHHHPFERWSQDDYYSLAAFFSQVGRKPTETRGEDMIFHKRGIATATNMKTGEKLRPAALGDSVGDITPEQDPRLLLADWISKPNNPFFAKAVVNRYWKHFFKRGLIEPEDDIRDTNPPSNPELLTALEEHFINSGYDLKELVRAITRSKAYQLSSAPNEFNLIDEQNYSRYYPRRLQAEVLLDAVNDLTASPTDFPNLPLGTRAVALPDNSYNKASPFLRVFGRPDNSSVCECERVQSSSLAQSLHLINSSEIKSKLGAAKGRATNLAGQETAVEEKIGEIYRVAFSREPTAEELQVAIEYVQQIPTDADGKPIDANQAARQNYQDLIWALMNSKEFLFNH from the coding sequence ATGGTGTTGCCTATCTATCTCTGGGCAAAAAGCCGCCAGTTCGTCGGCATGGCAATCACGATATTGCTGGTTTCCGTCGCCCAATCGGCGGACATCGTTCAGCAACCCGTCAGTTTCGTCAACGACGTTGTCCCGGTACTGACAAAAGCAAGTTGCAACACCGGCGGCTGCCACGCGAAAGCTGGTGGAGGCCAGAATGGGTTTCAGTTGTCGCTGCTAGGATTCGAGGTCGCGGAAGATTACGAAGCCATTGTTCGCGAGGGACGCGGCCGCCGCTTATTCCCTCCCCTTCCCGAAGAGAGCTTGCTCCTTCGCAAGGCTGCCGGAGAAACACCCCATGGCGGTGGCGTAAGATTATCGAAAGATTCCGAAGGGTACGAAATCATCCGCCGCTGGATCAGTGAAGGCGCGGCGTTCCAGACCGCGAATGACCTAAAGCTAGAAACCCTGGAGGTCATTCCCAACCGTAACGTCGTGAAAATGGGTGCCCAACAACAGCTTCAGGCGCTGGCCACATTCTCGGATGGCAGCAAACGCGACGTTACCGAGTTCGCCTTGTTTGAGTCGAACTCGGAAGCAATGGCCGAGGTATCTTCCGACGGGCTTGTTAAGATCCAGCAAATCCCGGGGCGCGTGGCGATCATGCTGCGTTACCAGGACAAGTCAGCCGTCTTCACGGCAGCAATTCCCTTGGGTGCACCGATCGGCGAGTTGCCCCCGCCCAACAACTTTATCGACGAACTCGTCTTCGGCAACTTGCAGGAGATAGGCATTCCCCCTTCACCAGTCAGCGACGATGCCACCTTCCTCCGACGAGTCACTCTTGATATCACCGGGCGGCTGCCGACGGCCAAGGAAACAGAGGTCTTCTTAAGCAGCACCGACGCTGACAAACGAGACCAAGTCATCGAGCGACTCCTGCGTAGCCCTGGCTATGCGGACTTCTTTGCTAATAAGTGGACTTCACTGTTGAAGAATCGCCGGGACGATGCCAGCGACATTACATCGAACTTCGCTTTTCATGCCTGGATTCGCGATAGCCTGCTGGATAACGTTCCGTACGATCAACTCGTTCGTGAACTTCTAGCCGCCACAGGCACTGTCGTCGCCAATCCACCGGTTGCCTGGTACAAGCGAGTGAAGGAGCCGAAAGAACAACTCGAAGATGTCGCTCAGTTGTTTCTAGGCGTTCGCCTCCAGTGTGCCCAGTGTCACCATCACCCCTTTGAACGCTGGAGCCAGGACGACTATTACAGCCTCGCAGCTTTCTTTAGCCAGGTAGGTCGCAAACCGACCGAGACGCGAGGCGAGGATATGATCTTCCATAAACGAGGGATCGCCACCGCCACGAACATGAAAACCGGGGAAAAGCTGCGGCCTGCGGCCCTGGGTGATTCGGTCGGCGATATTACTCCGGAACAAGATCCACGATTGCTGCTGGCCGATTGGATCTCTAAGCCGAACAATCCCTTCTTTGCCAAGGCAGTTGTGAATCGGTATTGGAAACATTTCTTCAAGCGAGGACTGATCGAGCCGGAAGACGATATTCGGGACACCAATCCTCCATCGAACCCTGAACTACTCACCGCCTTGGAAGAGCACTTCATCAACAGCGGCTATGACCTGAAAGAACTGGTCCGCGCAATCACTCGATCGAAAGCTTACCAACTCAGTTCGGCTCCTAACGAATTCAACTTGATCGACGAGCAAAACTACTCGCGTTATTACCCACGTCGCCTTCAAGCGGAAGTTCTTCTCGACGCGGTAAACGACCTTACCGCTTCCCCAACGGACTTCCCCAATCTTCCGCTGGGCACGCGGGCGGTGGCCTTGCCCGACAACAGCTACAACAAGGCATCCCCCTTCCTGCGAGTCTTCGGGCGTCCTGACAACTCTAGCGTATGCGAGTGCGAACGCGTGCAGTCTTCCAGTTTGGCTCAGAGCCTGCATCTGATCAATTCCTCGGAAATCAAATCGAAACTGGGTGCTGCCAAAGGTCGTGCCACTAACCTGGCAGGGCAAGAGACGGCGGTGGAAGAGAAGATTGGCGAGATCTACCGAGTCGCGTTTTCTAGGGAACCAACCGCGGAAGAGCTGCAAGTTGCCATCGAATACGTGCAGCAGATCCCCACGGACGCCGATGGAAAACCAATCGATGCGAATCAGGCTGCCCGACAGAACTACCAAGATTTGATCTGGGCTTTGATGAACTCCAAAGAATTCCTGTTCAACCACTAG
- a CDS encoding amidohydrolase family protein → MDNSSVSKQLSRRQVIQAAAVAAVASSKPIWANEPPKNGWIDAHVHIWTPDTQAYPLAEGFQKSDMRPTSFTPDELFAQCRPVGVDRIVLIQMSFYKFDNRYMLDAIAKYPDTFRGVGIIDHQQASAAATMKALQKQGVTGFRLYANAESAKSWINSPEMAVMWKTAGDTGQAICLLANPDALPAIESLCRKFPRTRVVIDHFGRIGVDGKFRSQDLNNLSKLADLPEVFIKTSAFYALGEKKPPYLDLAPMIRQLYEKFGPERLMWASDCPYQVQDAHTYAASIELIRDRLDFLTEEDKSWILQKTAQKVYWSAS, encoded by the coding sequence ATGGATAACTCTTCCGTATCGAAGCAACTTTCCAGGCGTCAAGTCATCCAGGCAGCGGCCGTAGCGGCCGTTGCCAGTTCGAAACCCATTTGGGCCAACGAACCTCCCAAGAATGGCTGGATCGATGCCCACGTTCATATTTGGACGCCTGATACGCAAGCGTATCCATTGGCCGAAGGGTTCCAGAAGTCGGACATGCGTCCCACCAGCTTTACGCCGGACGAACTCTTTGCCCAGTGCCGGCCTGTCGGAGTTGATCGCATCGTTCTGATTCAAATGAGCTTCTACAAGTTCGACAATCGGTACATGCTCGATGCCATTGCAAAGTACCCAGACACGTTTCGAGGTGTCGGCATTATCGACCACCAGCAAGCATCAGCCGCGGCCACGATGAAAGCTCTGCAAAAGCAAGGGGTCACCGGCTTTCGCTTATATGCCAATGCCGAGTCGGCCAAGTCGTGGATCAACTCTCCGGAAATGGCGGTGATGTGGAAGACGGCCGGCGATACAGGACAGGCCATCTGTCTGCTCGCCAACCCCGATGCCTTGCCGGCGATTGAATCGCTATGTCGCAAGTTTCCGCGAACGCGCGTCGTAATCGATCACTTCGGTCGGATCGGTGTCGATGGCAAATTCCGCTCGCAAGATCTCAACAATCTGAGCAAGCTGGCCGACCTTCCCGAAGTCTTCATCAAGACATCCGCCTTCTACGCACTGGGCGAAAAGAAGCCGCCCTACCTCGATCTGGCCCCGATGATCCGACAACTGTACGAGAAATTCGGGCCCGAGAGGCTTATGTGGGCAAGCGACTGCCCTTACCAGGTACAAGACGCGCACACCTATGCCGCATCGATCGAACTCATTCGAGATCGTCTCGATTTCCTGACCGAGGAAGACAAGTCGTGGATACTGCAGAAGACCGCTCAGAAAGTTTACTGGTCGGCATCATGA
- a CDS encoding MFS transporter, with protein sequence MKSASSVTLLILLVFAIGINYIDRGSLSVVKTDVATEFELSNTQLGLLFSAFFWSYALSQIFAGWLVDRTDVKWIYAGGFLVWSLATVSMAVSSSFAVFLLLRLLLGLGESVAFPASSKLIVLNFEEHRRGLANALLDAASKLGPTLALLLGGLLVASSGWRMLFLVVGLGGLLWLPAWLWLVPSQKKDTKQHAATRTTVPVSALLRRQEFWGTCLGFFCLGYTWAFLLSWLPAYLEESRNFSKESMAIFGSLPFLAMAITSILGGWLSDRLIRGGASTTRVRKSFMLGGLALCALPMFGAVLANDHRVCIGLLCLACASLGFYTSNVWAITQTMAGPYAAGQWTGLQNAIGNIGSAISPALTGWLVQETGSYYSAFAAASVVLIAAVFCYLVMVRQIVPLEWQHQSHELQGAT encoded by the coding sequence ATGAAATCTGCGAGTTCCGTAACACTGCTTATTCTTTTGGTTTTCGCCATCGGCATCAACTACATTGACCGCGGGAGTCTGTCGGTCGTGAAGACCGATGTCGCTACGGAATTCGAACTTTCCAATACGCAATTGGGACTCCTGTTCTCGGCATTTTTCTGGAGCTATGCGTTATCGCAGATATTCGCTGGCTGGCTCGTCGACCGAACCGACGTGAAATGGATTTACGCCGGTGGATTCCTAGTATGGTCGCTGGCTACCGTTTCGATGGCCGTATCGAGTAGCTTTGCCGTATTTCTGCTTTTGCGGCTGCTGTTGGGCTTGGGAGAGAGTGTTGCCTTTCCAGCTTCTTCCAAGCTGATCGTTTTGAACTTCGAAGAACATCGCCGAGGTCTTGCCAATGCCCTGTTGGACGCTGCCTCGAAATTGGGGCCGACCTTGGCATTGCTGCTAGGAGGTTTGCTGGTAGCCAGCAGTGGATGGCGAATGCTGTTTCTCGTTGTCGGCTTGGGTGGCTTGTTGTGGCTGCCTGCCTGGTTATGGCTGGTTCCTTCGCAAAAGAAAGATACCAAACAGCACGCAGCCACTCGGACGACCGTTCCGGTTTCTGCGCTACTACGACGCCAGGAGTTTTGGGGAACTTGCCTGGGATTCTTCTGCTTGGGCTATACCTGGGCGTTCCTGCTTTCCTGGTTGCCTGCCTATCTGGAAGAATCTCGCAACTTCTCGAAGGAGTCGATGGCGATCTTCGGTTCGCTGCCGTTCCTGGCCATGGCCATCACTTCTATTTTAGGTGGTTGGCTCTCTGACCGTTTGATTCGCGGCGGAGCATCGACCACGCGTGTTCGAAAGTCGTTCATGCTGGGTGGCCTGGCCCTTTGCGCGTTGCCAATGTTTGGCGCAGTACTGGCCAACGATCACCGCGTTTGCATTGGTCTGCTGTGCCTGGCCTGTGCTTCGCTTGGCTTCTACACCTCGAATGTCTGGGCAATCACCCAAACCATGGCAGGTCCTTATGCTGCCGGACAATGGACCGGACTGCAAAATGCCATCGGCAATATCGGCAGTGCCATTTCCCCAGCACTGACAGGCTGGCTGGTCCAGGAGACCGGCAGTTATTACTCCGCGTTCGCGGCGGCCTCGGTCGTGCTGATAGCAGCCGTGTTCTGCTATCTCGTCATGGTAAGACAAATCGTTCCTCTCGAGTGGCAACATCAAAGCCACGAACTTCAAGGGGCTACTTAG